One Phenylobacterium hankyongense DNA segment encodes these proteins:
- a CDS encoding restriction endonuclease subunit S, giving the protein MTVSTIQLGKVVDVSAGQPAPKPKDFSEDGLPFIRAGSLEGLLSGQTEDDCEKITSETARRYRMRLYPKDTILFAKSGMSAKIGRVYRMRKPAYVVSHLAALAPVGRYEPSYLAHWLRAHPPSTLIKDDAYPSIRTSEVSSLEVPDLPIDEQCRIAAILDKADAIRRKREGALSLADDFLKSAFLKMFGRPNDPNPGLKVLPLGKLCDLFAGNSLPTGVAYLGQDDGLLLLKVGDLNLPGNDQVVMTAREWVAGKGRTGAAIVAPKDAIVFPKRGGAIATNKKRVLGRSSILDPNLMAVAPKQGAPISYPYLRIWFELLDLASIANGSTVPQLNKGDLYPLEMAIPEDLDLTRFDRLFHGSKKLREKQFDELIYSETLFSALSQRAFRGEL; this is encoded by the coding sequence ATGACCGTCTCAACCATCCAATTGGGAAAGGTGGTTGATGTTTCCGCCGGACAGCCCGCGCCCAAGCCCAAAGATTTCTCCGAAGACGGCCTTCCATTCATCCGCGCAGGAAGCCTTGAAGGTTTGCTTTCAGGGCAGACCGAGGATGACTGCGAAAAAATAACCTCTGAGACTGCGCGGCGCTACCGGATGAGGCTGTATCCAAAGGATACGATCCTTTTCGCCAAGAGTGGGATGTCTGCGAAAATTGGCCGTGTCTATCGGATGAGGAAGCCGGCATACGTGGTCAGCCATCTCGCTGCGCTGGCGCCCGTTGGAAGGTATGAGCCATCGTATCTGGCGCATTGGCTCCGGGCACATCCGCCGTCAACACTAATCAAGGACGATGCGTACCCTTCGATCCGAACATCGGAAGTTTCATCGCTAGAGGTTCCCGACCTTCCCATCGACGAACAATGTCGGATCGCGGCGATTCTGGATAAAGCCGACGCCATCCGCCGCAAGCGCGAAGGGGCGCTTAGTCTAGCGGATGACTTTCTGAAATCTGCGTTCTTGAAGATGTTCGGTAGGCCGAACGATCCAAATCCGGGTTTGAAGGTACTCCCGCTTGGAAAGCTTTGCGACTTGTTCGCGGGCAATTCCCTACCGACAGGTGTGGCGTACCTTGGCCAAGACGATGGACTTCTCCTTCTAAAGGTCGGGGACCTCAATTTACCTGGCAATGATCAGGTCGTGATGACCGCTCGCGAGTGGGTAGCAGGGAAGGGCAGAACCGGAGCAGCGATTGTGGCCCCGAAGGACGCTATCGTCTTCCCCAAGAGGGGTGGGGCGATCGCCACCAACAAAAAGCGGGTCCTGGGCCGATCCTCCATTCTTGACCCAAACTTGATGGCAGTCGCCCCAAAGCAGGGCGCGCCAATTTCATACCCCTACCTAAGAATTTGGTTCGAGCTTCTTGACCTAGCAAGTATCGCAAACGGGAGCACGGTGCCACAATTGAACAAGGGAGATCTCTATCCACTGGAAATGGCCATACCGGAAGATCTAGATTTAACAAGATTTGACAGGTTGTTTCACGGATCGAAAAAACTTCGCGAGAAGCAGTTCGATGAACTGATTTACTCAGAGACGTTGTTCTCAGCCCTTTCCCAGCGCGCCTTTCGCGGCGAATTATAG
- a CDS encoding WYL domain-containing protein, translating into MLMEKGGLRWGVEQRLAFIESRLFWEGGVNRADLVGAFDVSVPQASKDLSLYQEQAPNNLRYDSARKRYVATGAFAPLFIKLDADAYLRDRARMEGEPTAEELVSAERLPIPTRRIDPQALRLVVAAVRERQSVEINYQSMSPSRPEPFWRRVSPHGFAHDGLRWHVRAYCHRDERFLDFIVSRCLGARDLGLQAMSQADDAMWNGRFDVVLCPNPMLSDSQQRVVADDYGMTDGQVAIPVRRALLYYFNKRLRLDVGGSVDRPSEAPVVVKNRADFDLALAEAVQ; encoded by the coding sequence ATGCTGATGGAAAAAGGAGGGCTGCGTTGGGGCGTGGAGCAGCGCCTCGCTTTCATCGAATCGCGACTCTTTTGGGAGGGTGGCGTGAACCGCGCCGACCTGGTCGGTGCGTTTGACGTCTCGGTGCCCCAGGCGTCGAAGGATCTCTCCCTCTATCAGGAGCAGGCCCCGAATAACCTCCGGTATGACTCGGCCAGGAAGCGCTACGTCGCCACGGGTGCGTTCGCCCCCCTGTTTATCAAGCTCGACGCCGATGCATACCTGCGCGATCGCGCGCGGATGGAAGGAGAGCCTACAGCAGAGGAACTCGTATCAGCCGAGCGGCTGCCCATTCCGACGCGACGCATCGACCCGCAGGCGCTTCGTCTAGTCGTCGCCGCTGTTCGAGAGCGGCAATCGGTCGAGATCAACTACCAATCCATGAGCCCAAGCCGGCCAGAGCCGTTCTGGCGGCGTGTGTCGCCGCACGGGTTTGCGCATGATGGACTGCGCTGGCACGTCAGGGCCTATTGTCATCGCGATGAGCGGTTCTTGGACTTCATCGTATCGCGCTGCCTCGGCGCCCGGGATCTCGGTCTCCAAGCGATGTCGCAGGCAGATGACGCGATGTGGAACGGCCGCTTCGACGTGGTGCTCTGCCCGAACCCTATGCTGTCCGACAGTCAACAGCGGGTTGTGGCTGACGACTACGGAATGACCGATGGACAGGTCGCCATCCCGGTCCGACGCGCTCTGCTCTACTACTTCAACAAGCGCCTGCGTCTGGATGTTGGCGGCAGTGTGGACCGTCCAAGCGAAGCGCCCGTCGTGGTCAAGAACCGCGCGGACTTCGACCTCGCCCTCGCGGAGGCGGTCCAGTGA
- a CDS encoding AAA family ATPase has product MEAAAADTKPLLGRFVVRGQATMIYAEPNAGKTLIVLNLCLDAIARRVIDPDNVYYINADDSSQGVATKLRLMQDAGAHVLVPGYGPFKTHHLAEMLDQAVAQRTALGTLVIIDTYKKFTDLMDKRRTSVLNQVCRQYVMAGGTVVALGHTAKNPNADGTPRYQGGTDVLEDFDAVYVGRPIIPKAGADERVVKFTRIKCRADSPEDVAYAYATTRGIGYDEKVASVQAVDPDDYAAYATYNGQVGEGEIMAALMRLIRSDGAVGKMELARAVAKECAVSQRVGLDVLNRYTGTVPREHLWTFETGAHGRRTYRLIDQAKPSP; this is encoded by the coding sequence ATGGAAGCGGCCGCGGCGGACACGAAGCCTTTGTTGGGCCGGTTCGTCGTGCGGGGTCAGGCGACCATGATCTACGCCGAGCCGAATGCCGGTAAGACGTTGATCGTTCTGAATCTTTGTCTGGACGCCATCGCCCGTCGCGTCATCGACCCTGACAACGTCTACTACATCAATGCGGACGACAGCAGCCAAGGGGTCGCAACCAAGTTGCGGCTCATGCAGGACGCGGGAGCGCACGTGCTGGTCCCCGGCTACGGACCGTTCAAGACGCACCATTTGGCCGAGATGCTGGACCAAGCGGTCGCCCAGAGAACGGCGCTTGGAACGCTCGTTATCATCGACACCTACAAGAAGTTCACCGACCTGATGGACAAGCGGCGGACCAGCGTCCTCAACCAGGTCTGTCGTCAGTACGTCATGGCGGGCGGCACGGTCGTCGCTCTCGGCCACACCGCGAAGAACCCGAATGCAGACGGCACGCCTCGTTACCAAGGCGGGACAGACGTTCTTGAGGACTTCGATGCCGTCTACGTGGGCCGGCCGATAATTCCGAAGGCAGGCGCTGACGAAAGGGTCGTGAAGTTCACGAGAATCAAGTGTCGCGCCGACAGTCCGGAAGACGTCGCCTACGCCTACGCCACCACCCGCGGCATCGGCTATGACGAGAAGGTCGCCTCAGTCCAGGCGGTCGATCCGGACGACTATGCCGCCTATGCCACCTACAACGGCCAGGTAGGTGAGGGTGAGATCATGGCGGCCCTCATGCGGCTCATCAGGTCCGATGGTGCCGTCGGCAAGATGGAGTTGGCGAGAGCAGTTGCAAAGGAGTGCGCTGTTTCCCAACGGGTCGGGCTCGACGTGCTGAACAGGTACACCGGGACCGTGCCCCGTGAGCACCTCTGGACCTTTGAGACAGGCGCTCACGGCCGTCGAACCTACCGGCTGATCGACCAAGCCAAGCCAAGCCCCTGA
- a CDS encoding type I restriction-modification system subunit M, whose protein sequence is MITGDLKRRVDALWTEFWTGGITNPLTVIEQITFLMFARLLDINETRDENRLRRTGRQFERRFSADEQDLRWSQFRHLGADSMLPLLRDKVFPHFRKSSTSGTAFAEFMKDAQLMIQKPSLLVKAVNMIDQLPLTEGDAKGDLYEYLLSKLTTAGINGQFRTPRHVIRLMVDMLEPKPTDVICDPACGTGGFLVQTMQHLLEAHTSPDGVLEETDPDTGKTEKTYTGDLLEAHREHIRSGMFHGFDFDATMLRIAAMNLMLHGVDDPDIHYQDTLSAGFTDKFPKAAAEGFNIILANPPFKGSLDFEDVHASLLRQVKTKKTELLFLVLILRMLKAGGRSATIVPDGVLFGSSTAHVALRKLLLDHNQLEAVISLPSGVFKPYAGVSTGVLVFTKGGRTDDVFFYDVEADGYSLDDKRDPIATNDLPGCLAAWRNRDAKRDTDRTQKVFFVPAQEIRDANYDLSLNKYQVRQNVVQEYDAPEIILDRMKKLNDEVASEIAELEELLG, encoded by the coding sequence ATGATTACCGGTGACCTCAAGCGCCGCGTCGATGCGCTATGGACTGAATTCTGGACGGGCGGCATCACCAATCCGCTGACTGTGATCGAGCAGATCACCTTCCTCATGTTTGCGCGACTTCTCGATATCAACGAGACGCGGGATGAGAACCGCCTGCGACGCACGGGACGGCAGTTCGAGCGCCGGTTCTCTGCCGACGAGCAGGACCTTCGATGGTCGCAATTCAGGCATCTCGGTGCGGACAGCATGCTTCCGTTGCTGCGCGACAAGGTGTTTCCGCATTTCAGGAAATCCTCGACGAGCGGCACCGCCTTCGCGGAATTCATGAAGGACGCCCAGCTGATGATCCAGAAGCCGAGCCTTCTGGTGAAGGCGGTCAACATGATCGACCAGCTTCCCCTGACCGAGGGCGACGCTAAAGGCGATCTCTACGAGTACCTGCTGAGCAAGCTGACGACGGCAGGCATCAACGGCCAATTCCGCACGCCGCGCCACGTCATCCGACTAATGGTCGACATGCTGGAACCCAAGCCCACTGACGTGATCTGCGATCCCGCATGTGGCACTGGCGGCTTCCTTGTCCAGACGATGCAGCATCTGCTGGAAGCCCACACGTCGCCAGACGGGGTACTTGAGGAGACCGACCCCGACACCGGAAAAACGGAGAAAACCTACACAGGCGATTTGCTGGAAGCGCATCGAGAACACATCCGCAGTGGGATGTTCCACGGGTTCGATTTTGACGCGACAATGCTCCGCATCGCCGCCATGAACCTAATGCTGCACGGGGTAGATGATCCCGACATCCACTATCAGGACACGCTGAGCGCGGGCTTCACCGACAAGTTTCCGAAAGCGGCGGCCGAAGGCTTCAACATCATCCTGGCCAACCCGCCCTTCAAAGGCAGCCTCGATTTCGAGGATGTCCACGCCTCGCTGCTGCGTCAGGTGAAAACCAAGAAGACGGAACTTCTCTTCCTGGTGCTGATCCTGCGCATGCTAAAGGCCGGCGGCCGGTCAGCAACGATCGTGCCTGATGGTGTGCTGTTCGGATCTTCGACCGCCCACGTTGCGCTGCGCAAATTGTTGCTCGACCACAACCAGCTTGAAGCCGTGATCTCGTTGCCGAGCGGCGTGTTCAAGCCCTATGCGGGCGTTTCAACCGGCGTTCTAGTATTCACGAAGGGTGGCCGGACAGACGACGTATTCTTCTACGATGTGGAGGCCGATGGGTACTCGCTGGACGACAAGCGCGATCCGATTGCGACCAACGATCTGCCCGGCTGCCTTGCAGCGTGGCGAAACCGGGATGCGAAGCGCGACACTGACCGGACTCAGAAGGTCTTTTTTGTGCCCGCCCAGGAGATTCGTGATGCCAACTACGATCTATCGTTGAACAAGTACCAAGTTCGGCAGAATGTTGTTCAAGAATACGACGCACCAGAGATCATCTTGGACCGGATGAAGAAACTAAATGACGAAGTCGCGAGTGAAATCGCCGAGCTTGAGGAATTGCTCGGATGA
- a CDS encoding phospholipase D-like domain-containing protein — translation MRRIFSNGPEGDYVRNPLDRLIAGGAQFQFASPYFNATAPVESVSAAGRPLHLLIGLNEATRPDAVAKARRAPGVTVRYLTSRFHAKIYLSDRAALVGSSNLTSAGLEGNREGVLLLDRPEDFEAIEQLRAVFQNLWDSAPSLTDAVFERFERTWLGTRQPGPTRDELIAEAVGKAEPATILVGSAQKSRQRLFLDTLHRQIYEQYQPAFDDITGILVERNLRRPELEGVGLANETNRFLNWVRLTHAPGEAAWVQATVRAPEVRRAEVARLGAEWAATTDNKVPAVYIPWLDNVRRVFGDREELSRASREALTEGLMSLHAFTEQQRHVLRGEKALPAEFWSVNGSDVAKVRSSILELVHGAGDFSERLHDFLYDPKKKVQHIGRFTALELYGTVRPDDCPPVNGRMAKALRYLGYDVLAA, via the coding sequence ATGCGACGGATATTCTCCAACGGGCCGGAAGGCGACTATGTGCGCAATCCGCTGGATCGGCTGATTGCCGGCGGGGCGCAGTTTCAGTTTGCCTCGCCCTACTTCAATGCGACGGCTCCCGTGGAAAGTGTCTCGGCCGCTGGGAGGCCGCTCCACCTCCTCATCGGGCTCAATGAGGCGACCCGACCTGATGCGGTGGCCAAGGCGCGGCGCGCACCGGGTGTGACCGTCAGATATCTAACCAGTCGCTTCCACGCCAAGATCTACCTCTCTGATCGGGCCGCCCTTGTCGGCTCCTCCAACCTCACCAGCGCGGGACTTGAGGGCAATCGCGAGGGGGTGCTCTTGCTGGATCGGCCTGAGGATTTCGAGGCTATCGAACAGCTACGCGCCGTCTTCCAGAACCTCTGGGACTCGGCGCCATCTCTTACAGATGCGGTCTTTGAGCGCTTCGAGCGAACCTGGCTCGGGACACGACAACCCGGCCCGACCCGGGACGAACTCATTGCGGAAGCAGTTGGAAAGGCTGAACCCGCGACGATCCTTGTTGGGAGCGCCCAAAAGAGCCGCCAACGCCTCTTTCTCGATACGCTGCACCGGCAGATCTATGAGCAGTATCAGCCAGCCTTCGACGACATCACCGGCATCCTGGTAGAGCGGAACCTCCGCCGCCCCGAACTCGAAGGCGTGGGTCTCGCAAACGAGACCAACAGGTTCCTCAATTGGGTTAGGCTCACCCATGCCCCAGGGGAGGCGGCGTGGGTGCAGGCGACTGTGAGAGCGCCGGAGGTACGGCGCGCTGAGGTTGCGCGCCTGGGCGCGGAGTGGGCTGCTACCACGGATAACAAGGTGCCCGCGGTCTACATTCCGTGGCTGGACAACGTGCGCCGGGTGTTCGGTGATCGCGAAGAACTGAGCCGCGCATCGCGCGAGGCGCTAACCGAAGGACTGATGAGCCTACACGCCTTCACCGAGCAGCAGCGCCACGTGCTGCGCGGGGAGAAGGCGCTTCCCGCTGAGTTCTGGAGCGTCAACGGCAGCGACGTGGCGAAAGTGCGCAGTTCGATCTTGGAGCTGGTTCATGGGGCCGGTGACTTCTCCGAGCGACTTCATGACTTCCTCTACGACCCGAAGAAGAAGGTGCAGCACATCGGCCGGTTCACCGCGCTGGAGCTCTACGGCACGGTGCGGCCTGACGACTGCCCTCCCGTCAACGGCCGTATGGCTAAAGCCCTTCGATACCTCGGCTACGACGTCCTTGCGGCTTGA
- a CDS encoding DEAD/DEAH box helicase family protein: protein MKSQNFEMLRPNWPELAELGGFAEAYAYADPASALMKLRLFAENLTKDVYRDLRLPKPEQASFVDLLKCDSFAAITPKVVLDKLHALRIHGNKAAHGEPATTRNALWLLKEAFDLARWMFVRFATGDAAALPQFAPPASDRTADDTKELQREKRQILERLAAQEAQMDALLGELEEARQQAATATKQKDEIEALAAAGAATANLLEFSEATTRTQIIDSLLAAAGWVEGVGREVEVQNQPTPSGLGYADYVLWDDDGRPLAVIEAKKTSVDSEIGRHQAKLYADDLERTHGRRPVIFYTNGFDIWMWDDVLGYPPRKVFGYYSKDSLQYLVTFQRAGRKPLDTLSPRADIVNRLYQVEAIKRVNERFSAGHRNALVVQATGTGKTRVAIALAELLIRAGWVKRVLFLCDRRELRKQAKNAFNDFLSEPIRVVTSRVNPSATERIFLATYPAMQKAYQSFDVGFFDLIIADESHRSIYNVYGDLFHYFDCLQLGLTATPVDFVTRNTFSLFGCEGQIPTSNYDLEQAVAEGFLTPFEVFEHTTQFLREGIRLDTLTADQIEQLEEQGEDPSQYDFTSEQIDKVIYNKDTNRAILRNLMENGLRDATGQLPGKSIIFARNHQHAVLMRQMFDEMYPQYGGRFCQVIDNYDPRAEQLIDDFKGDGTNNDLTIAISVDMLDTGIDIPEILNLVFAKPIRSPVKFWQMIGRGTRLCEDLFGPGLDKKVFRIFDHWGNFERFETGYRPAEPTQSKPLLQLVFEERVALAEAALRLSEISTFDAVIELVRGDIEALPEESVAVRERWREKRAVSVPAVLHAFAPPTVAMLRQVVAPLMQWRNIRGLGDAYALDLLIARIQIAVLRRSSAVGDLKIELLDRLAGLQMHLNPVREKAEVIKRVKSDEFWERPTVGDLEAIRIPLREIMHHREKGGATPLPAKVVDVTEDATAFQSSRRSTTIRSVDMKAYRQVVEAELQRHFETNPTLQKIRSGEPVSGDDLQALVSLILIQSPNASRDVLEEFFADTAEPLDFAIRKIVGMDPQAVAAHFAEFARRHPKLTAKQTRFLGLLQNHIARIGWVTLDRLYEQPFTVVDADGLDGVFADPKEIDDLLDIVSVFEPPAADGQKPNPSARTSEQ, encoded by the coding sequence GTGAAGTCGCAGAACTTCGAAATGCTGCGGCCGAACTGGCCGGAACTCGCGGAGCTGGGCGGCTTCGCGGAAGCGTACGCGTATGCCGATCCCGCGAGCGCGCTCATGAAGTTGCGCCTGTTCGCAGAAAACCTCACCAAAGATGTCTATCGGGACCTCCGCTTGCCGAAGCCGGAGCAGGCCTCGTTCGTCGATCTCCTGAAATGTGATTCCTTCGCCGCGATCACGCCGAAGGTGGTGCTCGACAAGCTCCATGCGCTTCGAATTCACGGCAATAAGGCGGCTCACGGGGAGCCCGCGACAACGCGGAACGCTCTGTGGCTGCTCAAGGAGGCTTTTGACCTCGCTCGCTGGATGTTCGTCCGTTTCGCCACGGGCGACGCAGCGGCGTTGCCTCAGTTTGCGCCGCCTGCCTCCGACCGGACCGCCGACGACACCAAGGAACTTCAGCGCGAGAAGCGCCAGATCCTGGAAAGGCTCGCGGCTCAAGAAGCGCAGATGGACGCGCTTCTGGGCGAACTGGAGGAAGCCCGACAGCAAGCTGCGACTGCGACCAAGCAGAAGGATGAAATTGAAGCGCTGGCTGCGGCTGGCGCCGCTACCGCCAACTTGCTCGAGTTCAGCGAGGCGACTACCCGAACCCAGATCATCGACAGCCTGTTGGCCGCGGCAGGCTGGGTCGAAGGCGTGGGAAGAGAGGTCGAAGTTCAAAACCAACCGACGCCCTCGGGCCTTGGCTATGCAGACTACGTTTTGTGGGACGATGACGGCAGGCCACTGGCTGTCATCGAAGCAAAGAAGACCTCCGTCGATTCGGAGATCGGCCGCCACCAGGCCAAGCTATATGCCGATGACCTAGAAAGAACTCACGGCCGAAGGCCTGTGATTTTCTACACTAACGGGTTCGACATATGGATGTGGGACGATGTTCTCGGCTACCCGCCGAGGAAGGTGTTTGGGTACTACTCCAAGGACAGCCTTCAATATCTCGTCACCTTCCAGCGCGCGGGCCGCAAGCCGCTCGACACGCTCAGCCCCCGCGCCGACATCGTCAATCGGCTCTACCAAGTCGAGGCTATCAAACGCGTCAACGAACGTTTCTCGGCCGGCCACCGCAACGCCTTGGTTGTTCAGGCGACGGGTACGGGGAAGACCCGCGTTGCCATCGCATTGGCGGAACTTCTGATCCGCGCAGGCTGGGTAAAGCGCGTCCTTTTTCTCTGCGACCGGCGGGAACTCCGGAAGCAAGCCAAGAACGCGTTCAACGACTTCCTATCGGAGCCAATCCGAGTTGTGACGTCGAGGGTAAATCCCTCCGCAACCGAACGAATCTTCCTGGCGACCTACCCGGCCATGCAGAAGGCTTATCAGTCTTTTGACGTTGGATTTTTCGACCTCATCATCGCGGATGAGTCCCATCGAAGCATCTACAATGTCTATGGGGACCTGTTCCACTATTTCGACTGCTTGCAGCTTGGGCTTACAGCGACGCCCGTCGACTTTGTTACCCGCAACACCTTCAGCCTGTTCGGCTGCGAGGGTCAGATCCCGACATCGAATTATGATTTGGAGCAGGCCGTCGCTGAGGGGTTTCTTACTCCGTTCGAAGTCTTCGAGCACACGACGCAGTTTCTGCGGGAGGGCATCCGGCTCGACACACTGACCGCCGACCAAATCGAACAGCTGGAGGAGCAAGGCGAGGACCCGTCTCAGTATGACTTCACCTCCGAGCAGATCGATAAGGTCATCTACAATAAGGATACCAATCGGGCGATCTTGCGGAACTTAATGGAGAACGGGCTCCGCGACGCTACGGGCCAATTGCCCGGCAAGAGCATCATCTTTGCGCGAAACCATCAGCACGCAGTTCTGATGCGTCAGATGTTTGACGAGATGTATCCCCAGTATGGCGGTCGATTCTGTCAGGTGATCGACAACTACGATCCGCGTGCCGAGCAACTCATCGACGACTTCAAGGGTGACGGGACCAACAACGATCTCACGATCGCGATTTCCGTCGACATGCTCGACACCGGCATCGACATCCCAGAGATCCTGAACCTGGTGTTCGCCAAGCCGATCAGGTCGCCCGTCAAATTCTGGCAAATGATCGGCCGCGGCACGCGACTGTGTGAAGACTTGTTTGGTCCTGGACTGGACAAGAAGGTTTTCCGCATCTTCGACCACTGGGGCAATTTTGAGCGGTTCGAGACGGGGTACCGTCCGGCCGAGCCCACCCAGTCGAAGCCGTTGCTCCAGCTTGTTTTCGAGGAGCGAGTGGCGCTGGCAGAAGCAGCTCTGCGCCTCAGCGAAATCTCAACCTTTGATGCCGTGATCGAGCTTGTAAGGGGAGATATCGAAGCCCTTCCCGAGGAGTCGGTAGCGGTTCGTGAAAGGTGGCGCGAGAAGCGTGCCGTCTCGGTGCCTGCAGTCCTTCACGCATTTGCGCCGCCCACCGTCGCAATGCTCCGTCAGGTCGTGGCCCCGCTGATGCAGTGGCGGAACATCCGAGGCCTCGGCGACGCATATGCTCTGGACCTACTGATCGCGCGAATTCAGATCGCCGTGCTTCGGCGATCTTCAGCGGTTGGCGACCTCAAGATCGAGCTGCTAGACCGCCTCGCCGGCCTGCAGATGCACTTGAACCCCGTTCGCGAGAAGGCGGAGGTCATCAAGCGCGTCAAATCCGATGAGTTCTGGGAGCGCCCGACCGTTGGCGACCTTGAAGCTATTCGAATTCCGCTTCGCGAGATCATGCACCATCGTGAGAAAGGCGGCGCGACTCCCCTTCCCGCCAAGGTAGTCGATGTCACCGAGGATGCGACTGCGTTCCAATCGAGCCGGCGGTCCACGACCATCAGATCCGTAGACATGAAGGCCTATCGGCAGGTCGTGGAAGCGGAACTCCAACGGCATTTTGAAACCAACCCCACGCTGCAGAAAATCCGAAGCGGCGAGCCGGTGTCTGGGGACGACCTCCAGGCCCTGGTGTCGCTGATCTTGATCCAGAGCCCCAATGCAAGCCGGGACGTCCTGGAGGAATTCTTCGCGGACACTGCCGAGCCGCTGGACTTCGCCATTCGGAAAATTGTCGGCATGGACCCGCAAGCGGTCGCCGCGCACTTCGCGGAATTCGCTCGCCGACATCCGAAACTCACGGCTAAGCAGACACGCTTTCTCGGCCTGCTTCAGAACCATATTGCCCGCATCGGCTGGGTCACGCTCGACCGGCTCTATGAACAGCCCTTTACGGTCGTCGACGCCGATGGCCTCGATGGCGTGTTCGCCGATCCCAAGGAGATCGACGACCTGCTCGACATCGTCAGCGTATTCGAACCCCCCGCCGCGGACGGCCAAAAGCCAAACCCATCAGCTCGAACGAGTGAACAATGA